From the genome of Eucalyptus grandis isolate ANBG69807.140 chromosome 2, ASM1654582v1, whole genome shotgun sequence, one region includes:
- the LOC120290692 gene encoding putative disease resistance RPP13-like protein 1, whose protein sequence is MPIAEVFLGAFLQVLFDRLASHELLKLAQHKGIDALLKNWEKKLTSIDQVLIDAEDRQLTGDRGVKLWLEDLRNLVYDMEDLLDELVTESAKNKSEAEPSKVPFLLPSCCFNLSSRAFMFDRKMRSKMEEMDNRLKDIITRKDIMRLTEYNGQRSAYRPQNLPFPTTHLTEELFIGRENKKMEILELLTGEEDDGTYMDIKKIPIVGMPGLGKTALAQQVFNDDRVANYFDVKAWACVSDDFDVFSITRSILETTNPQLARECKTLNSLQDELTKNLSGKKFLVVLDDLWDKNYENWIFLLKPFRSGVKGSKIIVTTRDREVASMVDAQLITLEVLTLDYCMELFAFHALGVRNFNHHPNLEVLGRKIVEKCKGLPLAVKALAGLLRTTNNPREWEDILNSKIWDIPEDRINVLPALKLSYLHLPSHLKRCFAYCAIFPKDYEIQRDELICWWIAEGLVEAKEAKNQWNAGLNYFNDLVQLILTWGSLRVITVIYL, encoded by the exons ATGCCCATCGCTGAGGTCTTTCTTGGCGCCTTTCTTCAGGTGCTATTTGATAGGTTGGCCTCTCATGAACTTCTCAAACTTGCGCAACACAAGGGTATCGATGCACTACTAAAGAATTGGGAGAAGAAGCTGACCAGTATTGACCAGGTGCTGATTGATGCAGAGGATAGGCAACTGACTGGTGATCGCGGGGTGAAGTTGTGGCTCGAAGATCTCAGGAACTTAGTCTACGACATGGAAGACTTGCTTGACGAGCTTGTCACAGAATCTGCAAAAAACAAGTCTGAGGCAGAACCCAGCAAGGTGCCTTTCCTTCTTCCAAGTTGTTGCTTCAATTTGAGCTCGAGAGCATTTATGTTCGATCGTAAAATGAGATCCAAGATGGAAGAGATGGATAATAGACTAAAGGATATCATCACTCGGAAAGATATTATGCGCCTGACAGAGTATAATGGGCAGCGATCAGCATACCGCCCACAGAATTTGCCTTTTCCCACTACGCATTTGACCGAGGAATTATTCATTGGTAGGGAGAATAAAAAGATGGAGATCCTCGAATTACTGACcggagaagaagacgatggaacATATATGGATATAAAAAAGATTCCCATTGTAGGGATGCCGGGTCTTGGGAAGACGGCTCTCGCTCAGCAAGTCTTCAATGATGATAGAGTCGCTAACTATTTTGATGTGAAAGCATGGGCTTGTGTTTCCGATGATTTCGACGTGTTTTCCATTACAAGGAGTATCCTAGAGACAACCAACCCCCAGTTGGCCCGTGAATGTAAAACCTTGAATTCGCTTCAAGACGAGCTCACAAAAAACCTTTCGGGGAAAAAGTTTCTTGTTGTATTAGATGATCTTTGGGACAAGAATTATGAAAACTGGATTTTCCTCTTGAAGCCTTTTCGATCGGGTGTGAAAGGAAGCAAGATCATAGTCACGACTCGTGACCGCGAGGTGGCTTCAATGGTCGATGCTCAGTTGATAACTCTAGAAGTGCTGACACTAGATTATTGTATGGAGTTGTTCGCATTTCATGCACTTGGAGTTCGAAATTTCAATCATCATCCCAATCTTGAAGTATTAGGCCGAAAAATAgtggaaaaatgcaaaggttTGCCATTAGCCGTGAAGGCATTGGCTGGGCTGCTACGCACTACAAACAATCCCCGTGAATGGGAAGATATATTGAATAGCAAGATTTGGGATATACCAGAAGATAGAATTAACGTCCTTCCAGCTTTGAAACTTAGCTACCTCCATCTCCCTTCCCATCTGAAGAGATGTTTCGCTTACTGTGCTATATTTCCCAAGGACTATGAAATCCAACGGGATGAATTGATTTGCTGGTGGATTGCAGAGGGCTTGGTGGAggcaaaagaagcaaagaatcAGTGGAATGCAGGTTTAAATTATTTCAACGACCTA GTCCAACTCATTTTGACTTGGGGGAGTTTAAGGGTGATCACAGTAATATATCTTTAG
- the LOC120290863 gene encoding putative disease resistance protein At3g14460: protein MKGLRSFISLDKSFIYYNVSQKVLCDLLLALKYLRVLSLSHYSINEIPYCIGELMHLRYLNLSYTGIKMLPKSIVALYNLEALMLGGCHNLLEFPKGMEKLINLRFLDISNTTSLKVTPLYIGKLVGLEMMSKFVVGTGNGSRLEELKDLEILRGELCISDLHMVREAKDARDANLCVKKGICRLTMRWSTNFENSRNEELEREVLNFLCPHQNLENLTIFCYGGLKFPSWLGSPSHDKLVHLHLHGCQKVKTLPSLGLLPSLKELYIKDLNAICTVGSEFYGSNSPFPSLITLKIEGMPLWKDWSHCVGIEEVIFPHLEHLVISHCPMLIGRLPSQLSSLIKLEIYSCPHMDASLTITSLPSLNELEFKGCNEGVLQSLVSSASLTTLTIDDVIELACLNHGLTSSLIKLEKLKIVGCTKLRYLWQDGDAIRNLNCLKSLVVCRCPEFIHFVAEEGDIELPGSLETIELQECIKLEKLPSKVDVVELACLNHGFTSSLIKLEKLKIVGCTKLRYLWQDGDAIRNLNCLKSLVVRSCPEFIHFVAEGDIELPGSLETIELQECIKLEKLPSKMHTLSSLRDLTVRICPKLVSFPETGIPTSIISLNIENCEMLQSLPRGLSAHLDEPSSSSSNTRRDIISFLQDLRISGCNSLPSSPFSEVIFLPTTLKRLNIHDCRGVESLAEINLDPFQSLQEIEIVRCENLRSLPQGLHTLSQLSSLGLAACPALEVECFPPLPPGISIFSLRSCPKIKSLPNQLYRLACLRYLLIWDCERFTRFPDGGLPPQLERLELIGCENMKQPVREWLTPLTSLERLDIDGRVGGVGEEEDLVLPLPSSLLYLNILRMGKVERLSSSLPPSLRSLWISYCPKLRELPQDGLPPSLEDLWIFNCPILQKRCKKGTGYYWPLLREIPDIRGV, encoded by the coding sequence ATGAAGGGACTCAGGAGCTTCATATCATTAGATAAATCATTTATATATTACAACGTGTCCCAAAAAGTGCTATGTGACCTGTTGTTGGCATTGAAGTATTTGAGGGTGCTTTCATTAAGTCACTACTCGATAAATGAGATACCATATTGCATAGGCGAACTGATGCACCTAAGGTACCTTAATCTATCATATACAGGTATTAAAATGCTTCCAAAGTCAATTGTTGCATTGTACAACCTAGAGGCTTTGATGTTGGGAGGGTGTCATAACCTTTTGGAATTCCCAAAAGGTATGGAGAAACTAATCAATCTCAGATTTCTCGACATTAGCAACACTACAAGTCTAAAAGTGACGCCGCTATATATAGGTAAGTTGGTGGGTCTTGAAATGATGTCGAAGTTTGTAGTGGGAACGGGAAATGGCTCAAGGTTAGAGGAGTTAAAAGACCTAGAGATCCTTAGAGGGGAATTGTGCATCTCTGATTTGCATATGGTTCGAGAAGCCAAAGATGCCCGCGATGCCAATTTATGTGTGAAGAAGGGAATATGCCGGTTGACCATGCGGTGGAgtacaaattttgaaaattcccGAAATGAAGAGCTTGAAAGAGAGGTCCTTAACTTTCTTTGCCCTCACCAAAACCTTGAAAATCTCACAATATTCTGTTATGGTGGCCTAAAATTCCCATCATGGTTAGGAAGTCCCTCACATGATAAGCTAGTGCATTTACATTTACACGGGTGTCAGAAGGTCAAAACATTACCATCGCTCGGACTACTACCTTCCTTGAAAGAACTGTACATCAAAGATTTAAATGCAATATGCACAGTAGGGTCAGAATTTTATGGAAGTAATAGTCCTTTTCCGTCCTTAATAACTTTGAAAATCGAGGGCATGCCATTGTGGAAGGACTGGTCTCATTGCGTCGGCATCGAAGAAGTTATATTCCCTCATCTTGAGCATCTCGTCATTTCTCATTGTCCTATGTTGATCGGAAGATTGCCTAGTCAATTAAGCTCCCTCATAAAGCTTGAAATCTACTCTTGTCCGCATATGGATGCCTCGCTCACTATCACGAGCCTTCCATCTCTCAATGAATTAGAATTCAAAGGTTGTAATGAGGGGGTGCTACAGAGTTTGGTAAGCTCGGCATCTCTAACTACTCTAACCATAGATGATGTTATTGAACTGGCTTGCTTAAATCATGGATTGACAAGCTCCTTGATCAAGCTAGAAAAGTTGAAGATCGTGGGGTGTACAAAGTTAAGATATTTGTGGCAAGACGGAGATGCAATTCGGAATCTTAATTGTTTGAAGAGCTTAGTTGTATGTAGATGTCCGGAATTCATACattttgtggctgaagaagGAGATATAGAGCTGCCTGGCAGCCTCGAGACTATTGAATTGCAAGAGTGCATCAAGTTAGAGAAGCTTCCAAGCAAAGTTGATGTTGTTGAACTGGCTTGCTTAAATCATGGATTCACAAGCTCCTTAATCAAGCTAGAAAAGTTGAAGATCGTGGGGTGTACAAAGTTAAGATATTTGTGGCAAGACGGAGATGCAATTCGGAATCTTAATTGTTTGAAGAGCTTAGTTGTACGTAGTTGTCCGGAATTCATACATTTTGTGGCTGAAGGAGATATAGAGCTACCTGGTAGCCTTGAGACTATTGAATTGCAAGAGTGCATCAAGTTAGAGAAGCTTCCAAGCAAGATGCACACTCTCTCCTCTCTTAGAGACTTGACGGTTCGTATATGTCCAAAACTCGTGTCCTTTCCAGAAACAGGTATACCTACATCAATAATATCATTAAATATCGAGAATTGCGAGATGTTGCAATCTTTACCTAGAGGATTAAGTGCTCATCTAGATGAACCAAGCAGCAGCAGTAGCAATACCCGCCGTGACATTATATCTTTTCTACAAGACTTAAGAATCTCCGGATGCAATTCTTTGCCATCCTCTCCATTCAGCGAGGTTATATTTTTACCCACGACCCTCAAGAGACTTAACATTCATGACTGCAGGGGGGTGGAGTCGCTCGCGGAGATAAATCTAGACCCTTTTCAGTCTCTTCAAGAGATTGAAATTGTCAGATGTGAGAATTTGAGAAGCTTACCCCAGGGTCTGCACACGCTGTCTCAGCTCAGTTCCTTGGGGTTAGCTGCCTGTCCTGCTCTAGAGGTTGAGTgcttccctcctcttcctcccggTATCTCAATATTTAGTCTTAGGAGTTGTCCGAAGATAAAATCGTTACCTAATCAGTTGTATCGGCTCGCATGTCTCCGATATCTGTTAATTTGGGATTGTGAGAGATTCACGCGCTTCCCCGACGGAGGATTGCCGCCCCAGCTAGAGAGACTTGAGCTTATTGGATGCGAGAATATGAAGCAGCCGGTGAGGGAGTGGCTCACCCCGCTCACCTCCCTTGAGAGGCTAGATATCGACGGCAGGGTGGGAGGAGtgggagaggaggaggatctTGTGCTTCCGCTCCCTTCCTCTCTGCTCTATCTCAACATCTTACGTATGGGGAAAGTGGAAAGACTGTCCAGcagtctccctccctctctccggAGCTTATGGATCTCCTATTGCCCGAAGCTGAGGGAGTTGCCCCAggatggcctccctccctccctagaAGACCTCTGGATCTTCAATTGCCCGATTCTGCAGAAGCGATGCAAGAAAGGGACTGGCTACTATTGGCCCCTCCTCCGCGAAATCCCAGATATTCGAGGAGTCTGA